A genome region from Bradyrhizobium sp. WSM1417 includes the following:
- the murG gene encoding undecaprenyldiphospho-muramoylpentapeptide beta-N-acetylglucosaminyltransferase: MDTSPLILLAAGGTGGHLFPAEALGVELIRRGFRVRLVTDERALRYSGLFTKDMIDVVSSETARGRNPLQLAYAGLTLAAGTLSAYNLIKRLKPVAVVGFGGYPTLPPLVAAKFAGVPGIIHDANAVLGRANRFLSSRVRAIATSLPGVLDRDPALSGKTTTVGTPMRPAILAAAGVPYAAPEVNGPLRLLVVGGSQGARIMADIVPGAIERLEPALWSRLVLTQQVRDEDMARVRAVYDRLKIKAELAPFFTDLPARLASNHLVVSRSGAGTVAELAAIGRPSILVPLPGAIDQDQFANAGVLAKVDGAIRIPQTEFSSDRLAAEISAFAAEPARLAAMAQAARGAGRLDAAERLADLVAKIAGI, encoded by the coding sequence ATGGACACCTCCCCCCTGATTCTTCTCGCCGCGGGCGGCACTGGCGGCCATCTGTTTCCGGCCGAGGCGCTCGGCGTCGAGCTGATCCGGCGCGGATTCCGCGTCCGCCTCGTTACGGACGAGCGCGCGCTGCGCTACAGCGGCCTGTTCACCAAGGACATGATCGACGTCGTCTCGAGCGAGACTGCGCGTGGACGCAATCCGCTGCAGCTCGCCTATGCCGGCCTGACGCTCGCGGCCGGCACGTTGTCCGCCTACAACCTGATCAAGCGATTGAAGCCGGTCGCCGTCGTCGGCTTCGGTGGCTATCCGACGCTGCCGCCGCTGGTCGCGGCGAAATTCGCCGGCGTGCCCGGCATCATCCATGACGCCAATGCAGTGCTCGGCCGCGCCAACCGGTTCCTGTCGAGCCGCGTGCGCGCCATTGCGACGTCGTTGCCCGGCGTGCTCGATCGCGATCCGGCGCTATCAGGCAAGACCACGACGGTCGGCACGCCGATGCGTCCGGCGATCCTCGCCGCAGCTGGCGTGCCATACGCTGCGCCTGAAGTGAATGGTCCGCTGCGCCTGCTCGTCGTCGGTGGCAGCCAGGGCGCGCGCATCATGGCCGACATCGTGCCGGGCGCGATCGAGCGCCTCGAGCCCGCGCTGTGGAGCCGGCTCGTCCTTACCCAGCAGGTGCGCGACGAGGACATGGCGCGCGTGCGCGCGGTCTACGACAGACTGAAGATCAAGGCCGAGCTTGCGCCGTTTTTCACCGATCTGCCGGCACGGCTCGCCTCCAACCATCTGGTGGTGTCGCGCTCAGGCGCCGGCACCGTGGCCGAACTCGCCGCGATCGGGCGGCCCTCGATCCTGGTGCCGCTACCGGGCGCGATCGACCAGGACCAGTTCGCCAATGCCGGCGTGCTGGCCAAGGTCGACGGTGCGATCCGCATTCCGCAGACCGAGTTTTCGTCCGATCGCCTCGCCGCAGAGATCTCAGCCTTCGCCGCCGAGCCCGCGCGTCTTGCCGCCATGGCGCAGGCCGCCCGTGGCGCCGGCCGGCTCGACGCGGCCGAGCGGCTGGCGGATCTGGTGGCCAAAATCGCGGGAATCTGA